The following DNA comes from Thermus islandicus DSM 21543.
GGCCTCCCGGGCCACCCCCCGCACCAGGCTCTCCCCGGCCTGGCGGTTCCGGGAGTGGAGGCTGTAGGCCGTGGCCATGAGGTCCCCAAGGCCGGAAAGCCCGTAGAAGGTGGCCTCCTCGCCCCCCAGGGCGGTGCCGAAGCGGACCATCTCCCTAAGGCCCCGGGTGAGGAGGGCGGCCTTAGCGTTGTCCCCAAGCCTAAGCCCGTCCACCATCCCCGCCGCGAGGGCCAGGACGTTCTTCACCGCCCCTCCAAGCTCCACCCCCCGCCGGTCGCGGCTGGTGTAGACCCGAAAGGTGGGGCCGGCAAAGAGGGCCTGAGCCTTCCCTGCCCACTCCTCCGGCCCCGCCACTACGCTGGCCGTGGGGAGGAAGCGGGCCACCTCCTCCGCATGGTTGGGCCCGGAGAGGGCCACGGCAGGCCTTCCGGTGAGGGCCTCCACCACCTCCGCCGGCGTCCTCACCCCGCCCTCCTCGTAAAAAAGACCTTTGGTGGCGGAGACGTACCAGGGGGCCCGGGGAAGGGCGGCCAGCACCTCCTTCAGGGCCCTGGAGGGAATGGCCACCACCGCGAGGGCCGCCCCCTCCAGCGCCTCCTCGGGATCGGAGGTGGGGAAAAGGTAGGCGGGGAGAGCGACCCCCGGCAGGTAGTCCCGGTTCTCCCGCATGGCCCTCAGGGCCTCCGCCTGCTCCTTCCGGCGGGCCCAGAGGGCCGTGGGTACGCCCTGGCTGGCGAGGAGGACGCCCAGGGCCGTGCCCCAGGCCCCCGCCCCCAGAACCGCCACCCTCATAGGAGGAAGTGCACCTCCCAGGCCTCGTACCACGCGGCAAGGGCGAGGAGGTAAGCCCCAAGGTAAAAGGCGAGGAGAAGCCCTCTCAGCCCCCTCCGGTACCCCTTCCCCCTGGCCACCTGGGCCAGGAGGACAAGCCCCCCGAAGGTGACCAGGATGTAGGCCTGAAGCTCCAGGAGAAGGGTGGGGAGGTGGGCGAGGAAGGCCTTCCCCAGAAGGGCCGGGGAAAGGGCGAAGCCGAAGACGAGGTAGCGGACGGCGTTCAGAAGGAGGACGGGCACCCCCAGGAGGAGGGCGGGGACGAGCCCCGTGAGGAAGAGGCCCTGGCTGAAGTTCCAGTGGAAGATGGCCCCCGCGAGGACCGGAACTCCCTTCCCCACCGCCTCCCCCAGGCCCAAGACCTCGAGGGCCCCACCGAAG
Coding sequences within:
- a CDS encoding NAD(P)H-dependent glycerol-3-phosphate dehydrogenase codes for the protein MRVAVLGAGAWGTALGVLLASQGVPTALWARRKEQAEALRAMRENRDYLPGVALPAYLFPTSDPEEALEGAALAVVAIPSRALKEVLAALPRAPWYVSATKGLFYEEGGVRTPAEVVEALTGRPAVALSGPNHAEEVARFLPTASVVAGPEEWAGKAQALFAGPTFRVYTSRDRRGVELGGAVKNVLALAAGMVDGLRLGDNAKAALLTRGLREMVRFGTALGGEEATFYGLSGLGDLMATAYSLHSRNRQAGESLVRGVAREALEVRGVVEGLYAVKAMLAWGKERGVELPVAEAVHRVAHEGLDPLVALKALMARQPKEE